Genomic segment of Paraburkholderia agricolaris:
CAGTTCATGCAGATTGCGCGAATGGCGAACGCCTTTCACGTGAAGGTCATCCCCCATGCGACCATTGGGATCGGCATTTTTCAGGCGGCGAGCCTGCATGCGGCGGCGGCGCTGCCCAACGTACCGATGCACGAGTATCAGCATTCCGTGTTCGATCGCAACCTTCGGTATGTGAAGACTGCGATGCACTGCGCGAATGGTGCATTCCAATTGCCACAGGGGCCTGGCCTCGGCGTCGAGCCGAGCGACGAAGTCTGGCAGCATGTGCGAAAGAGAGCGATAAGCTGAGATCCACAGGCCGGGAATAAGGCCAACGAATGCCTGTTCCCGGAGTGCTAAACATAAATATAGGATACCGTACTATGAATCCATCTTTTATCAGTCTCGATTGGGGTACGTCGAGTTTGAGAGCGGCGCTGGTCTCGGCTGATGGTGAGATCATGGAAAGCCGAAGTGCTCCTGGCGGTGTCATGACCGTGAAGGACAGGGATTTTCATACGCCGTTGAACGCGATCTGTAAGGCCTGGATCGATACTCACGGCTGCCCGATCGTGGCAAGCGGCATGATTGGCAGCCGGCAAGGTTGGGTCGAAGCGCCTTATCTGGCGTGTCCCGCGACGCCAGCAGCGGCCGCAGTGGCATTTACCACGCTCTCCGTAGCCGACAAGGTCGACATGCACATCATTCCCGGTGTGCGTTGTGGCGGCATTGACTCCATCCACGACGTGATGCGCGGCGAAGAGACACAGATCTGGGGGGCGGGCGTCGACTCCGAATGTCTTTGCGTCTTGCCGGGCACACACAGTAAGTGGGTATTTGTCGGCGCAGGCGCAATGATCACCCACTTTGCGACCTACATCACGGGCGAACTGTATGGTTTGCTGACCAGGCATGGCATTCTCGGACGGCTCATGGAGTTCGGTTCGCGCGACGACGATGCGTTTCAAGCGGGTGTGTCACTCGGGCTGAGACATCCGAACCAGGCGACGCATGTCGTGTTTGCCGCACGCACGACGCGTCTGATGAATGAGTTGCCTTCGACAGCATTACCGGACTACCTTTCGGGGATTCTGATCGGCGTGGAGGTGGCGAGCGCGATGGCGTCTTATACACTGAATGAGACACGGTTAGTGGTATTGATCGGCGATAGTGACTTGTGCAGGCGCTATCAGTTTGCATTAGAGGCGGCTGGTTTGCGGGTGGAGCGGACCATTGAAGAGGCGACAGTTCAAGGTCATGTGAGAATAGCTCGCGAAGCAGGGATCGTCGGGCCACGCAGCTTGAGTGGGTACACCCCGGTTCTTTCTCACGCCGCTCAATTGGCGGGTTTCTGACATGAACGTCAATCGCACACGGGCCTTCGATTACCGCATCGGAAAAACCCTGTTTTCGCGACTGCGCCAATTGACTGCGAGGCACATTCGTTATGAGGTGATCGGCCTGATATTCATTGTCATGACGGTCAATCTTGCGGATCGCGCGGCGATGTCAATTGCGGGCGCGCCTATGTCCGCTGAGTTACACCTGAATCACCTTCAGTTAGGGTGGATTTTCTCGTCGTTTGCATGGGCCTACACGCTCTTCCAGTTGGCGGGCGGGTGGGCGTTGGATCGGTTCGGGGCCAAGCGCACTTATACCGGGGCCGTTTTCCTGTGGTCGTTCTGTACTGCGGGTGTAGGTTTCGCGCCGCTCTTTGGGCAACATGCAGCGAGCGTACTGATTTTTGGTTTGATCTTCATGATCGGTGTGGCTGCGGCGCCGTGCTATCCCGCTAACGCCAAGATCGTTTCGGCCTGGTTTCCGGCAACCGAACGCGGGACGGCATCGGCTATCTTCAACGCCACGCAGTACTTCGCTGCCGCGGCGTTTACGCCTGCGCTTGCTTTGCTAGCCGCAAACTTCGGATGGCGCTCCGTCTTCTTTGCGATGGGCGCCATCGGCGTCGCGGCTGGTGTGCTATTCGCACTCAGGCTGAAAGGGCCGCTGGATCACCCGCGGGTCACGCGCGAGGAACGCGAGTTAATCGAAGCTGGCGGCGGGACGCTTGATATGGACGGCGGCGATAGTGGCCGAGCGAGTGCACGCGCCATGCAGAGCATGTCGGCGCGACGACGGATCAGCTTCGGCACGTTTCGCCGGCTGCTGCAAAACCGCTTACTGTTGGGGATTTCAATTGCGCAATACTGCATCAGCACCCTGAGTTTTTTTTTCATCATGTGGGTTCCGGTCTATCTTGTGCAGGAAAGACATATTCCGTTGCTACGCGCCGGCATTCTCGCGTCTGTGCCAGCCATTTGCGGATTTTCTGGCGGAATTCTGGGCGGCGTGCTTTCTGATTTGCTATTGCGGCGCGGTCGGACACTGACGGTTGCACGCAAGGTGCCCATTTGCATGGGCATGCTAATGGCTTCCAGCATCATGGTATGCAATTACGTCAGCGCGGACTGGCTGGTCGTGACGATCATGGCACTGGCTTTCTTTGGGAAGGGCTTCGGCGCACTAGGATGGGCGGTCATCGCTGATACCTCGCCGGTGAATGCGGTGTGCGCTCATATTCGTCGGGGCTCACGCTTTACTCGCTATTGCGAGCTATATGTTTATCGTCGGCACTATCAGGCGTGTCGATCCGTTTTAGGGTGCGGGCCGGGTGACTGATCGTTGGGATCTTCGGGAATTCGAAATTATTTATCACACGATCTTACGCATCGCATGGGCACTGTGACAAAGTCCATTGATGTCCTGCTAACGTTACTCGACATCGTAGTATGCATTCAATGGCGTATTTCTCAGTACATAGCGATCGTCTTAACACGATAAAACATGGATGGCCAATCAAGCGGAGGTGGGCGTGTGTCCTCTCGATCAACTCGAAGCTGACGAATTCACCCTGGGCGTAGATATTGAACGACGCGATACTGCACGCGAGAGGGTGGAGTTCGCAGAGGACATGTTGCATGCAGCCCTGCTGACGGGCCAGCCTCGTTCACTGGAACAGATCATTGCCGCGAACGCGCAACTGCGCGATCCCATTGGACGGGTGGTCGGAAAAACGGAAACCATTCGCTGCTTCAACGAGGGGTGCTTTCGTGTGGATCTGCGCATTCTGAAGAACCGCAGGATTGCCGTGGTCGGCACGTGCGCCCTGACGATCAGTGTTGTGCATCTGAGATGGCAGCGTGAGATGTTCCAATACGAAACCGATATTTGCGAGGTACGGCTCTGGAAAGTGGACGAATCAGGGGCAACGCTGGTGCGCTACGAGTGGCGGCCTACCCGCCGGTGTTCCTCTCAGGGGGAGGGGGCATTTGATGAGGAAAACCGACAGCGTCGCATTGATTGTCGACTTCTTCTCGGTGATTGGGCGCGGCAGCGAGATCGGCTTGTTCATTCACTTGACCCCGCAGGGTGTACGCGTGGTGATCACCGCGGCGAAGTTCAAGCGTGCCATGCATCGATACGTGAACTGCTGGTCGCCGAGCAGGCCGCCGGAAACCGTATCGCTATGGACTATTCCGGGTGGCCGAAAGAAGCGAGTGTTTACTACCGAATGGAGAAGCCTCTGCAGCGAGCGCAGCTCGCGACACAAACCATTAGGTACCGCAGCGTTCGGACGTCCCGTGGATTCAAGGAGGAGTATGAGGATCTCGTGACCGGCGATGTCATGGCGTTTATCGAGTAAGACCGATCGATGTGAAGGAAACTGCTCCCATGACCAATGTTTGGGGCGATTTTTTTGGGCTTCCGGCAGACCCAAAATGCAACGTTGGATAGCTGCCTAACGTAATTACACTTCCGAAGAAAAATGGAGCTTATATGTCGACAAATCGAAAGAAAAATGCTCATGCTTTGTCCATCGATTTGCGACGACGCGATGCTATATGGAAGCTTGGTTTGTTAGGGGGATCGTGCGTACTGTCTGCCTGTGGCGGTAGTAATTCACCGTCAGCGTTGCCTGCATCGGCGCAGCTTGCGGCAACGTCGGCCGCGCTGCCGCAGCAAAAATTGGCCGCCGCGCAGCCTCCGCTATCTGGACCGGTAACGCAAGCGACTGTTGCAATCGACACCAGCGTCGTGGGTCAACTCCCTACCGATGCCGTGGGCGTAAGCATCGGAAAATCAAATATCGGTAGCAAGTTCTACTCTTCTGCGAACACGCAATTGATAGCCGTGTACAAATCACTGGGTAACAGCCTGCTGCGTATTGGTGGAACCGTGGTCGACCACACCGTATGGACGCCTTCCGGGACAGGCAACACGTCAGGTCAGGTAGCGCCGCCGGACATTGATGCACTGGCAGGTTTTCTGCAGGCAACGGGATGGTCCGTACTGTATGGCATCAATCTGATGAACTCGACTCCTGAGCTGGCTGCGCAAGAGGTTGCCTATGCGGAACAGGCGCTGGGGAGTTCTCTGTACGGCATTGAAATTGGCAACGAACCGGCAAACGACAAGTACACGTTATTCGCCAATTTCCTCACAAAATGGCAAAGCTTTGCCACTGCCATCCGGCAGTCTTCGCCAAACGTCAGGCTGACTGGTCCCGCAGCAACCCAGGCGCACATCGTCGGATACGTTGCCCCATTTGCCCAGAAGGAAAGAGCGGTAATAGAGCTACTGACCTTTCATTACTACAAGAGCAATATAAATGCGCCGCTCACGGTGAAGGGCTTACTCTCTTACCCGGACACGGTCCTACAGGCGGACCTTGCGCAAGTGTCGCAAATCGCCGGTGGTATGCCCTTTCGCGTTGCGGAAACCAACTCAATTTCCGGCGGTGGCGTTGCTGGCGTCAGTAATAGCTACGCGTCGGCGCTTTGGGCAATTGATCACATTATGACAAGCGTAGAAGGCGGGGCCACGGGAGTAAATTTTCAAGCAGGCGGTGCCGCCTACACGCCGTACAATGAAACCAAGGGGCCGGTGACCCATATATTCCCTGAATACTATGGAATGCTATTCGTTGCACTGGCGGGGAGCGGTAACCTGCTTGATACAAAGATTACCGCGAATGACCTCAACGCATCCGCCTATACGGTCCGCCGTGCTGACGGCAGCCTCAGCCTGATCATCGTCAATAAAGACGCACAGAACAATCTTGCTGCGAGTATTTCGCTGCCGGGAACTGCGAAAAGCGCAACGCTCGTCGTCATGCAGGGGCCTGCGCTGGATTCGCTTCAGAGCCCGACTATTCAGGGTGCCTCAGTGAATGCGGATGGCAGCTTTTCGTTGCCCGCGGCATATCCACTCGAGATATCGCAGCTGACCGCGAGCGCGAGCGTGCCTGCCGCAAGCGCAGTGCTGGTTCGAATAGTGTTTTGAGTTCCGAAATACGGCTCTGGCGCACACAAAGAATGAACACGTCACGGTCAAGGTGGCGGCCGGAGAACAGCCTGTCGAAACTCTTCGGCCTGCTCATCGCAGTCGCTCAAATCGATCAACTCGACTCTCTACCCGATTCGTTGGCCGCTATTTGCACCACTGCCATTGTTCCACCTTAAGTGAGTACGAGCCATGCTGAACGGCTTCGGATCAGGGCTCGCCAAGGTGTATTCATGCGAGCGGTGTCGGAACGGGTGCTCTTCCGAACAACGTCCGCGCTGCCACGCTTCGAGTGACGCGGGCGCAGTCGCCCGCGTGCCAGGCTTCAGTGGCTCGCGGATTCTGCTGCGCCGATACCGGTCTCCGAACGAACTGTCTGCGCTCCGAAGCCGGCCTTGTCAACGCGTGCCCGCGCCGATCTGTCGGTCACTGAGAACAGCCAGATGCCTAAGAAACCTGCCGTCATCGAAAAGAGCGCGGGAGATGCATAGGGAAACGGCGCACTCGCGTAGTGGAGCACATCGACCCATACGGCCTTCGAGAGTACCGTGAGCACCACGGCCGTAAGCAACCCGAGGAACCCGCCGAGCGCCGCGCCGCGCGTCGTGCAACCGCTCCACAGCACCGACATGAACAGGACCGGGAAGTTGGCCGATGCTGCGACCGCGAACGCGAGCGGCACCATGAACGCAATGTTTTGCTTCTCAAACGCGATGCCGGGCACAATCGCCGTCACACGTGATACTCGTAGCTCGCTCGCACTCGTCGCGTTGCTCTCTTGATCACAATGGCGTATATATCATGCGATACCGCCGATGCACCCGGTACGTCAGGATCAGGTCGAGATCGTCTCAGCCCGTAACGGCCGGTGAGCATCGAACGCGCTTCTGGGTACCTTGCCGAACCGGCCGTTAAAGTCGGCGATGAAGTGGGGCGCATAGTCGTTCGCGGCTTCATGTGTATCAATCCCACGCAGCCGCAGTTCCTTCACGAGCCGGTCCTGCAAGATCAGATTCGCCCGTTCAACCCGCCCCTTGGCCTGGCTGCTGTTCGCATACCATGACTCGATATTGAGCTCGTACAGGGCCCGCCCAAACTGCGTAAATCCCTTGCCGGCCGTCGTCGACGTCTGCGCCGAACGGAACACAGTGGCCTCGTCGCTGTAGAACGCCACCGGTTTGCCATGCTGCCTGAGATACCCGCGTGTCGCCTCGAAGTAACTGAAAGTCGACTCGGTGGCCGTGAAGTGCAGCGCCATCAGCCGGCTGGTCGCGTCGTCGACATACACCAGCAGCGTGTACGCCGGTGCCCGTTCCTCGAACCACCGGCGATCGCTGCCGTCGATCTGTACCAGATCGCCCACGCAGGCCCGACGACTGCGCAACTGATGGATCTTCGGCGGCCGCTGATACCGCGGGATCCACAGGCCGGCATCGGTCATCAGTCGCCTGACGGTTTCCTTGGCCAGCCGCAGTCGATGGCATTCACACAGCTTCTCGCACGCCAGCGTCGGGCTAAAGTCGGCATAGCGCTCGCGAATGATCGCCAGCGCGCGAGCCGCGGTGCCGGCATCGAGCCGGTTGTTACTCGGCTTCGCGCATCGGCCGGACACCAGACCCGCCGGGCTATCTTCACGCAGGCGCGCAACCAGTCGCCGGATCTGCCGCGTCGTCAGGCCGAGCCGCTGCGCAGCGCGCCACGGTTTGAGCAGATTGTCCGCCACCGCCTGCATGACCTTGAACCTGTCCAGCTCACGCATCGTCATGGTGATCCTGTCCGTTGCAGCCATCGCAGCCTCCGGCGCCGGAGGATCGACGCCGGGTAAGCTTATGCCGCCCAAAAGCGGACATCTGAACCTGGCTAAAAGCGGACATTACAACTTAGCCTCTACATCCAATATGTTGATAATTTATATTATGTCAAATTACTTATTCCGGTTGTTCAAATTCCACCGTTCCTCTCCAGCCGACGCAGCTTCGCCCGGTACCTTCGCGTCAGGAGCTAGGTAGCGTGCTCACTTTTGTGTTCGGTGCGCCAATAGTAATCGTCGACACGATGGGCGGCACCATGACTGACTTCATCATCATGCAGGTCGTCAACATTGCTGGCTTCATTGTCACTGCGAATCTCAGCGTGCCGATCGCCGAGCGCTTTGGCACCGAAAACGTCATCTCGCTTGGCACAACATTGGCGGCTATTAGCGCGCTTGCGCTGCTCGCCTACGGCATTACAGGCGGCATGAACACGTCGATGCTGCCGGTGCTTTTCACGCCGATGGCGATCGGCTTCGGCTTGCGCGGTCCCACTGGCTTCTATCGAGGTACCTCCGCCTCAGGCAGTAATAGCGCACGTGGATCGGCGCTGATCGTCTTTTTTATCTTCACGATGACCACGCTCGGTACGGTAGTCGCGGCTCCGTTTATCACGAAGGGACTTCCTGCGCTTGCGTTGGTGGTGAGCGGGATACACATCATGTCGATTGCGGTGCTCCTTGTTCTGCCGAAAATGCCGGAGAACGCGCCCGAACGAACGGAGCCCGATCGGAGTCCCGGACGCGCTGACGGCGGCGCGCAATGAGGGTTTTCGGAAAACTGACGATGCCGGGTTGTCGGCGATCCAGCCAGCTCATGGCCGGCGCGAGTCCGATGGCATAGTGCGCTGATTCAGGTGCCCTCCTCGGGCGCCACTGCTGTGACGCCCGGCGAAGGGATACATCAAAGCGTCTCCGGTGTCTCAGCGCACTGGTTCGATCTTGAAAGCATCGACCGCTACACCAAGGTCTATGCCTTCACCGCTGCCGCTCAACGCCATCGACGTCGTTCCCTTGGTCAGCACCTGCGCAGTACCGCTACTTCCTGCGCCGGCCGAAGCACCGGCCTGCGCGTAGCTGCCGAACACATCCTTAATGCTGTAGACATGGGTGATATCGCCGTGGCCGGTGACGTGAAACTTGCCGGCCGTCAGGCCGCCGCCGTGCACGCTGATCGTGACAGCGGCCTTTTGCCCATTATCGCAAGTTACCTTGCCGCGCCCTTCCGCATGCTGATAAATCGCCGACCATCCGGACATGCTGAAGGTCAGATGGCATTTCACCGGCGCACCGCCTGCCTGAGCCGGGGTGGCGGTCAAGCCCGTCAGGGCACCCACGCACAGCAACGTGGCGGCAGTCGATACAAAGGCATGCTTGCTCATAGGAGTCTCCTGGCACAGGAAGATAGATTATCCAGTGTAACCGTCATTCGCAATGGGTCGGCGAACGGCGACCCAATGTCCGTGCAGCAGTGCGGGCGAACGCCGATCCATGGCCAATCCGTAAATGGCTCCGGGAATCGCTCGCGAGCGCGTTGTGGATCGAAGCGGCCGATAGCAGATTGACATTCACAGGAATGCTCACGATTGCGCCCCGCTCTGCAGACGCAATCTGCGCGCCTGCCTCGGAAGAACAATATAGAATGCCGCGACCGCCTGGACGGCGAGTCCCACCAGTTGGCACAGTAGAACGTTAGTTATGCCACTGATCCAGAAAATGACGAGACTGACCGGTGTCGAAGCACAGAAAGACCATCCCATCGTCGTGAGCCCCACCATAACCACCTGCCAGAACCTCGGCTTGTCGGGAACCGGCATTTTCTGCACGATGAACCCTCGGCGTACCGCGTAACCAACACACGGCACACTGATCAGAAAGCAGATGGCGGATTCAACCGGTCATTGCAACACCTCTGTTCCAATACGGAAATGGAGTGTGGAGCACGATGGAACGACAAAGAAAACATTGGTTGAGCGCGGAGCAGAAGAACGAGATATGGAGGATGTGGCGCGAGGGTGAGTCGTTGAGCACAATCGCGCGCATGCTCGAGCGTCAGCCGAGTGGGGTTTATCGGGTTGTTCACAAGACCGGTGGAATCTCTCCGGTCGCTCGTACACGATCTGCCCGGTCACTGACACTTGCCGAACGCGAGGAGATATCGCGGGCCTTGGGGGCAGACAGATCGTTGGGCCAGATTGCCCTGCAACTGGGGCGCTCGAAATCGACCATCAGCCGGGAGATCGGGCGCAATGGCGGTATTCAGCGATATCGGGCGCACGAGGCCGATGCGAATGCCTGGGAGCGTGCACGGCGGCCCAAGGCGTGTGCGTTGTCGGGCAACGCGCGTCTGCGCCGGCTGGTGGCAGCCAAGCTCAAATTACAATGGGCTCCTGTACAGATAGCGGGATGGCTCAGGCGCGAGTTCCGGGTCAACAAGGACATGCAGATATCTCACGAGACGATCTACCGCAGCCTGTTCATCCAGGCGCGCGGGGTGCTTAAAAAGGAACTCGTCACCCATCTTCGTACGAACCGTACGATGCGTCAGGCGAAGAGCGCCTCGGCAAGCGGCCAGAACAGGGGCAAGATAATCGGGGCAGTGTCGATCAGCGAAAGACCCGCTGAAGTGGAGGACCGCGCGCTGCCCGGTCACTGGGAGGGCGATCTGCTGGCGGGTTCGAACAACACCTACATTGCCACACTGGTGGAGCGGCACTCGCGTTATGTGATGCTGGTCAAGGTGGCAGGCAAGGACACGGCAAGTGTGGTGTCCGCGTTGATAAAACAGGTGAACAAGCTGCCAAAAGAACTGCGTGGATCGCTGACATGGGACCGCGGCACGGAAATGGCGAGCCACCGGAACTTCACGATTGCCACGGACGTGCAGGTGTATTTCTGCGATCCGCGAAGTCCATGGCAACGGGGCAGTAATGAAAACACGAATGGCCTGCTGCGTCAGTACTTCCCCAAAGGCGAGCCGGTGGGCGGCTATTCGCAGTCAGAATTGAACAAGGTCGCCGCGCGCCTGAACGGTCGGCCCCGGCAAACCTTGCA
This window contains:
- a CDS encoding 2-dehydro-3-deoxygalactonokinase; this translates as MNPSFISLDWGTSSLRAALVSADGEIMESRSAPGGVMTVKDRDFHTPLNAICKAWIDTHGCPIVASGMIGSRQGWVEAPYLACPATPAAAAVAFTTLSVADKVDMHIIPGVRCGGIDSIHDVMRGEETQIWGAGVDSECLCVLPGTHSKWVFVGAGAMITHFATYITGELYGLLTRHGILGRLMEFGSRDDDAFQAGVSLGLRHPNQATHVVFAARTTRLMNELPSTALPDYLSGILIGVEVASAMASYTLNETRLVVLIGDSDLCRRYQFALEAAGLRVERTIEEATVQGHVRIAREAGIVGPRSLSGYTPVLSHAAQLAGF
- a CDS encoding IS30 family transposase; this encodes MERQRKHWLSAEQKNEIWRMWREGESLSTIARMLERQPSGVYRVVHKTGGISPVARTRSARSLTLAEREEISRALGADRSLGQIALQLGRSKSTISREIGRNGGIQRYRAHEADANAWERARRPKACALSGNARLRRLVAAKLKLQWAPVQIAGWLRREFRVNKDMQISHETIYRSLFIQARGVLKKELVTHLRTNRTMRQAKSASASGQNRGKIIGAVSISERPAEVEDRALPGHWEGDLLAGSNNTYIATLVERHSRYVMLVKVAGKDTASVVSALIKQVNKLPKELRGSLTWDRGTEMASHRNFTIATDVQVYFCDPRSPWQRGSNENTNGLLRQYFPKGEPVGGYSQSELNKVAARLNGRPRQTLQFMNPAEKLAETLGVALTG